GTGATCTAGATTGGAACTTAGACCTTTTTGCATCACATACTTGGTCATGCTTAGTAGGTGCGGTCCCGGATTACTTAACTCTATACTTAGGCCAAAATCATGACACATTATATGATAACTAATACTAGCTAATCACATTATATGATACCATGTATTTGTATTCAGATACAGTTTTGCCCAAAATCATGGCATTCAGATATCAGACTAGATCTCATAAGAAGTCTAGATTTACCATGGGAAATAGGcgcaaaaattaataattgtcAGTAATAACCATAGTTATTCAAGTAACTGAATATGCTGTTTTCGGTGAGAAGAAAAGTAAACATTGCAACCTCCAGTacctaataaaataaaatgattaaATACCATTAAAGTTTCTTCAAGAATGAAACCAAAGTTAGgtcaaaaaaaatgtttttttaagaagcttttacCAGATCAAAAAATTGTTGTACCCCAAATAATTATAGTCACTGTAGCTAGAACTACACCAAGCATCTGTACATAAAATCATAGTTTAATGGACATAAAGGGCCAAAAGAATTACATCTCTGCTGCCAACTTCCTTCTTCCAGAATTCAGCGCTCCACTCACCAATCTTCTTTGCCCCATAGTATTCAGCCACGTCAAACTCTGTATGATCTCTGATCACTTCATATTGCTGCAGATCACTTATAATGTCAAGTTCTCTACCAAAAATCTTAGCTCCCAATAAAAGGAAGGCAAAACGAAACTTGCAAAGAATCCCTGCATCACCTGATTGACAAGATTAACGGTTGGTGCCAGAAAAAATATGAACATCTTTTTACCATTTTCAATCAGCTTTCTCCCAATCTCCTTTATAAGCATCACCGCGATCATCGTCTTTCCAGCCCCTGTTTCCAGCACCGCAATAGTGTTCCTTTGCATTGCAACCTCGAATACCTTAATCTGATAACTGAAAaccacaataaaaaaaaaaaaaggaaacttgAAAACAATTCTTCTTCAAGAAACTGAGTAGGAGAAGAACCCAGCAAGAACCTCCTAGGCTGGAAAGCCTTGGTTGGCCTTCGAGATGGTCGTTCCTCCTTGTCCTCCATGACTTCTTTGGCGGAATCCATGGCTGGAGGGTCGATGGGAGATCGGAGGGAGGAGAATTCCGAGGGTTTTCTTGGTCGTGTTTGGTTTTTGAAGCCCTGGAGCTCCAGCTGAGGACGTGGACGGCCGATGGTACGGCCTGAGAAAAGGCCAAGGCGAAGGGCATGGATTCCCTTCTCGACGGAAAAGGACGAGGGAGGCTAAAAATGCGTGAGGGCAGAGCAGGGTGGCGGAGTTGCATGAGAGAAACCTTCCTCTTGCTTCGGATGGCGGGTTTCGAACAGAAGTTGTATAATTACCTTCATACCCTTAATTTTGGCTGAAATGAATGATAGCGAAAATTATATGAAGATGACAATATCCATAATAATCCTTCCATCTACTCTTAAAAAGGTTACTTTTTCAATTATTTTACTAAGATTTCAACTATCCCACATTCTAAGCAAGGTTCCTATGACCCCATTCTTTTTTTTACTTCCATATGAAATCACAGCACTGAATTGATAATCTCTTAAATAAAATCCtaacattttattttatattttgggtCGTCATGTTGATCAAAGGTATCTATGTGCTTAATTTTCTCATAAAATTAATAACTTATACAATCAAGTTGCATAATTCATGTATTTAATGTATGGCTTTAACTTTAAAATAGTTAAAATTACATAAATATTATGTGCTTTTCATTTCTATTTGTTGCATACTTTATTACGAAGACACTTGcataatactaaatgtaaaataCATTATTATATCACTATAAATAATATCTTAATTTGTATATGTccatattatgattttttttgacttttaacCTAATCAACTTTTTAACAGTTGCCACAATATTATCTATTCATTGCTGATCTTTTTAATacccaaatatttttttcttttagaatcggTCGAGCAACATTGCCCATATATCCTTGATATCTCAAAATACAAATAATATGATATATACAAATATAGATTAAATTATACTAACAAGGAATGACTAAATGAATAAACATATCATAAGTAGAAAATAGAGGAATCCAtccatataatttttaaattggtGCCTTCTCATATCTTACCAATTATTTGTATGTATCATTAATTTGAGTTATAACATTGACAATCAATCATTGCACCTAATTCCCTCCCCTATCTTACTTTTATCATGAACTACCACATATTCAACTAATATATACAATCTTATAGTAATTTTTTGGACTAAATTTTCCTAAATACTAGTTTCATGTATAACTATAGCATTGAACTTCGTTTTCCAGCCATTTTAATATATAGGTACTATAAGCTATTTTAAGGATAAATGATAAAATGCATAAGAAATAATAACCTTATAACAGCATTTTATCTAGACTCAGTTTATATAGtttatttgataaaaatagAAAGAGAAGTAAAAAAATTAAGCCATTGGGTTAAAGCATAGTTATCCAGTCAACCAAAATCTCATAAATAATAAGAACTAATATTTTTacataattaattttaattgttATTCAAAATATTGGCCTAATTTATTTTGAAGATATTTTGACATGGTACATGCAATTTTTAGACTTATTATTGAGTTAAAAATATTATTGAGATGTATTTGTCCAACTCCTATACTAaatatttcatttcataataaaaatTTAGTAAAAATAGTTATCTGTATATAAATCTATCATTAGTAAAGGAGATGAAGGCATGGAATATAGTTTCTATAATAAGTAATAGGATATTAAGGACTAGTATGAAAATAGAGATATATACGATAAATATAATAACATAGGTTGACAAATATATGTGCATTATAAGAAATGTCGaaataattaaacaaaaaatcCTTTGTACCTTTAAGTAGAAGACATATAGAAAAATAAGGAAACAAGTAAATACTTAAGTATTTTAcaactttaatatatatttgtttgaaactaaagatataaattaattttcttaatagAAAAGAATAATATGAGTTCAAAAGTTATGAGAGATTTTGCAATTAATAAGGTAATGGAGAAGTGAAGACAATGCAAAACCGTACAAGAATCTCACTATTAGGAAAAGGTAGACATAAGGGACATTAATATCCTTCTTAATAAGATAgtagaaacttaaaatatatgaATGGTCGTTATATAAGAGAACCTTTTTTTTGTAGTACAACTAAATTGAGTATGATTAGTTAAGATAGAATATCATTGTATATATggtaaaattttgaattatataaaatatatacttacatttatagccttattcTTACCTGAAGTATCCATTTAATTGTATAaacaatattttaatataaatgattataattattttttattgaccCTTCTGCTTTCATGCAAGATGTCAAGGATGATATTGTTCACTAAAaagtaatttctttctttcttctaagAAACTATCATAAATTTGAAACAAGGTCATTGtgatcccctttttttttttacttttatgatATGTGAAGATGTCAAGGTTGATATTGTTCACTAAAAagcaatttctttcttttttctaacaTTTCAAGTATCATAAATCTGAAATAAGGTCATTGtgatcccttttttttatatctttCTATGATATGTGAAATTTTACTATCAATTTTACCCACATGTCTTAATTGCAATAGGATGATAATCTCTCATATTTATGTAGAGATCTgatcatttatatatatatatatatatatatatatatatatatatatatatatatatatgtacgtatgtatgtatccAACTTTTATAAtgaatatcttatattataatACAAATTTAGTATTATAGATATTTATATTTCAATTTATCATGAGCAATGGATACGATAGCACGAAATGTAGCATCTACGACAAGTAGTAGAAAGTTAAAGATTTGTAGCATAACGGATACATAGGAATACATACATTACAGAAGAATTGAAACAAAATAactagatttaatagaaaagaTATCCAAAAATAAGAGTATAAAGtgatatataataaattttcaCTCAAAAGTTAATTTACTATATGGCTTGAGCCTTTCAGGATGGTACCTCCAAGCAGGCGTCTCTATCCGAGCCACTGAACCCGGAATAAAACGCGTCCGGGCTCTGGATCCGGTTCGAAATTTCATTAACCCACATCGTTCTCAGAAAAGCCCAAGGACGAGCCTTCCCCTCTCCACCTGCTTCCGGACTCGACCTCCTTCCCGAAGCCCTAAACCTACCCTAGCCTCCGCCGCCGGCCATGTGGCGGTGCCGGCCGTTCCTCCCGCGGGCCTTCTCGCCcttctccgcctcctcctccgccgccgccctccGCCCCTCCCGCTCCTACGGTTTGATCCCGATGGTGATCGAGCACACCTCCCGCGGCGAGCGAGCGTACGACATCTTCTCCCGCCTCCTCAAGGAGCGCATCGTGTGCATCAACGGCGCCGTCTCCGATGACACCGCCTCCGTGGTCGTTGCGCAGCTCCTCTTCCTCGAGTCTGAGAACCCCTCGAAGCCGGTCCATATCTACATCAATTCACCGGGCGGCGCCGTCACTGCCGGCCTCGCCATCTATGACACGATCCAGTACATCCGATCCCCCGTCACCACCCTCTGCATCGGCCAGGCCGCCTCCATGGGCTCCCTCCTACTGGCCGCCGGCGCCCCCGGCGAGCGCCGCGCCCTCCCAAACGCCCGCGTCATGATCCATCAGCCCTCCGGCGGCGCCTCCGGCCAAGCCACCGACATCGCCATCCACGCCAAGGAGATCCTCAAGGTCCGTGAACGCCTAAACGCCATCTACGCCAAGCACACCGGCCAACCCATCCAGCGCATTGAGCAGTCCATGGAGCGGGACATGTTCATGTCCCCTGAGGAGGCCAAGGAGTTCGGCCTTGTCGACGAGGTTATCGAGCACCGCCCCCTCTCTTTGGTCACCGATGCAGTCAGCAGTGACACCGGAAGCGGTGGCGAAACTGGAAGCGGTGGCAACACCGGCGGTGGAGGCAGCGGCGGGAGTAAAGGCAAGGATGAGGGTTCAGGATGATTCGGTGgaaattgtccattttgatgatGACTTTGCGTGCGTTGGGTGAAGCAGGTTTGTAAAAGGATAATTTATTCCGGATGATTTTGATTGGACTGCATTGGATGCTGCTGCTTCTTAAATGTGAATTTTTTACTACAGGAGATAATGACTGTTTAGCATTTTATTTAGTGGCCTTTTTATGTATCTTTGTTTGAGAATTTTCTCCTTTTAAAATGAAGATACATTTCTTGGAAAAATGGATGCTGGCTCTCTATGTGATTGTCCCTTGTTAGCATTTCTTTGTGGATCAGTTAAGTTCTTATTTTGGTAGCGATTATAAATTTTGATCTTTTGTTTCTTGTTCGCTTTGCATCTTTAGTTCTTAAAATgtttaatttttatttggttGGCCTAACACACTTCATATATGGAATCACTTACCATCTTGATCAAAAGTTCCTATACATATTACCAATATCTTAATTGCCACCTGAGATTTTCCCATGTCATGATATTTTGCTGCCACCTCAATATGAAGGAATGAAGGAGATAATAAGTTTAAGAAGTTTTGCTGTTTTCAACTTGGATTTGAAGCAAGCTATCATTTTGGTTTAGAGGGAGTGGTTTGAGTTTAAGATTATAATTTGCTGGGCAAAAGGGTAGGAAGAGAGGTGATTGGAAGCTAAGTGAAGGTTACCATGTGGTGAGATAGAAAAGTCTGCAAATGTGATATCAAGAACAAGTCAAGTATCAATACTACCTTCTGTCTGGATTGCAACGAGGGAGATATTAACTATGtagaaggaaaatctcccaCTGTAAAAACATTGTCCAGAAGTTTTTTGGACTTATTGCAACCTTTCGGACTCTAGCTTGATAATTTGGTCTAAGAATGTATCAGGTGCTTTAGTAATGCACTGAATTACTGTATGTTTCTTTCAGCAGAGCAACCAAGGTAGTTTAGTCCTCATCATTGGCTAGGCTGGCTAGTCCTGGTTGTCCTTTTAGCCATCTCTAGTTTATCACCTCCTTTTTATGTGTCCAGTACATCACATCTACATGTCTTTACCGCTGAATTGACTCCATACTGGGCATACCAAACTGTACCACTATGTTATTTCCTTAGCAATAGCTATTTCCTTGCTTTAATTTGGTCCATTGGATCTCAGCAATGTGTAATATTTTCCTTGAATGTTTTTTTATCACTGAATGGATATTTTTTAGTTTCCTAGAAAACCTCCATGACTACCTGCTGAAAGACTAAAGGATAGGAGACCGAGACTTCAAGGAACAAAATCAGCAACCATGTGAAATTGTAACCGATTTTTTCTTATTCCATATTAGGAGGTCCGACCATGACTGGATGTCCAAGAGTCCAAGAGTGGAAGCCACCTTTTCATTTTTACCCTACCAAATAGTTGGAATGgtccccaccccaccccaccccacgaATCTTTCCTCCTTTTTCACCCTTCCCATCCTTCCTTTTCCTATCTTTTTTCTACTATTAACTCCATAAGCATTCTCGTGcaagctcttcttctttcttcataGTTGACCAGTCCTCTTTAGCTCTTGCCACATTCGTTCTCATGTGGTTCAGTTTCCACTTAAGTGACTGACCTTGTATGTGGAGCCTTTCAAAGTTTTAGGTCCTACAATTTAAAACACAGTTGAGGCCAACCACGACAAATCGTGTCGCTTCATCTAAAGACACTCTAAGGTAGTAAAGATACCTGTAGGATGTCTTGGACAATGTAAATAAGCTCTACCTACAGCTGGATTACAACAAATCATTCTTAAACATTCACTACTTTTCCATTTCTGATGTTGGAgaatcaaatttttggagtcgtGGTAACAAAAAAGATTTATAGATGCCAAGGATCTCAGAGAGTGTAATTGTGTTTAGGGCCGCAAAGAACAGAAGTTAAGATTGCTAAAGATTTCTGTTATGCACTGAAGCTTGGAAACGTGGTATAAAATTGATTAGGAAAGTAGAGTTTCAAAAAAGGTTTGAGGATCTAATGCTTGATATTTAAATGATGATATAAATTCATTTCCTTGACTCCATAAATATCTAGAGTAGGGCTTCTAATCACGTGATCTACTTAAAATAGGTTTTCAAACCACCTGCAAAACATTGAGGCAGGAATCGACCTCAAAACTGTAATAGGAGTTAAATAGAAGTGCTGAAATTACTTATAATACCAATCAAATAGTAGGTAAAGCCCAAAACAAGAGAAAGAGTGCTTCTGCTTCATGTTCTCTTTACTTTCAAGCACTGTCAACCTTCTGAGAATTTTTCTCTGCTCCTCCATATATGGTCCAAAAGATCAGGATTCATAAGTTTGTTTATCTGATGATTTTTGAAGCAGGAAAGCCATAAAATCACAATTATTATGAACCTTTGA
The nucleotide sequence above comes from Phoenix dactylifera cultivar Barhee BC4 unplaced genomic scaffold, palm_55x_up_171113_PBpolish2nd_filt_p 000675F, whole genome shotgun sequence. Encoded proteins:
- the LOC103718059 gene encoding ATP-dependent Clp protease proteolytic subunit, producing the protein MWRCRPFLPRAFSPFSASSSAAALRPSRSYGLIPMVIEHTSRGERAYDIFSRLLKERIVCINGAVSDDTASVVVAQLLFLESENPSKPVHIYINSPGGAVTAGLAIYDTIQYIRSPVTTLCIGQAASMGSLLLAAGAPGERRALPNARVMIHQPSGGASGQATDIAIHAKEILKVRERLNAIYAKHTGQPIQRIEQSMERDMFMSPEEAKEFGLVDEVIEHRPLSLVTDAVSSDTGSGGETGSGGNTGGGGSGGSKGKDEGSG